Proteins encoded together in one Deltaproteobacteria bacterium window:
- a CDS encoding PAS domain S-box protein, which produces MSKKPTCEEFKRKIEELEKETISLMKTEDALKESERKFRLLAEQSPNMIFINYKGKVVYANKCAEEVLGYTREEFYAADFDFLSLIAPEYRELVKANFNKHLKGEEVEPYEYALLTKDGRRIEAITTTRLLNYDGEKAILGTVTDITKHKFVEEALHREQERFRILVEASPLAISMIGQDGHYEYVNPKFVEMFGYRLEDIPTGREWFAQAYPDGEYRQQVMTAWIKDLKDLKSCEGRSRTFTVTCKDGLKKIILFRPMTLATGQQFVTYEDITSQKRAEDALRESEKKYRDLVENMNDVIYQTDEKAVVTYVSPNIELIGGYHQSEVIGRKFTDFVYKQDLPDRMKRFQDIVSGGNVPTEYRYVKKSGQIIWIRTTARPIFKENRVIGVQGILTDITDRKLAEEALRKADARLRRHRDRLEETVKKRTLELEEKNKELKSQSQKLEEMNSALRILLEQRETDKEDFARTLIQNLRTLVLPYLEQLRGKQPSPEHDASLEIAMSNLQDILFSFSSTLATRYSSLTPREIQVASLIRDGKSSKEIAQLFNLSVRSVEYYRENVRKKMGLANKKINLRSYLFSLK; this is translated from the coding sequence GTGTCAAAAAAACCGACCTGTGAAGAATTTAAACGAAAAATCGAGGAATTAGAGAAAGAAACCATCAGCCTCATGAAGACTGAGGACGCGCTCAAGGAATCGGAAAGGAAGTTCAGGCTCCTGGCAGAACAATCGCCCAACATGATCTTTATCAACTATAAAGGTAAAGTCGTTTACGCTAACAAGTGTGCCGAAGAAGTTCTGGGATATACCAGAGAAGAATTCTATGCCGCGGATTTCGACTTCCTCTCCCTAATAGCGCCGGAATATAGAGAACTGGTTAAAGCAAATTTTAACAAACATTTAAAAGGTGAGGAGGTCGAGCCCTATGAATACGCTCTCTTGACCAAAGACGGCAGAAGGATCGAGGCCATCACCACCACCAGATTGCTGAATTATGACGGGGAAAAGGCCATCCTCGGAACGGTCACTGACATCACCAAGCACAAATTCGTGGAGGAGGCGCTCCACCGGGAACAGGAAAGGTTCCGCATCCTGGTGGAAGCGTCTCCGCTGGCCATCTCCATGATCGGGCAAGACGGTCATTATGAATATGTCAACCCAAAATTCGTGGAGATGTTCGGATATCGTTTAGAGGATATTCCCACCGGACGAGAATGGTTTGCCCAGGCCTATCCGGACGGGGAATACCGGCAGCAGGTCATGACAGCATGGATCAAAGACCTTAAAGATTTAAAAAGCTGTGAAGGCAGATCCAGAACATTCACAGTGACCTGTAAAGACGGCTTGAAAAAAATAATACTATTTAGACCCATGACTCTGGCCACAGGGCAGCAGTTTGTCACCTATGAAGATATCACCAGCCAGAAGAGGGCGGAGGACGCGCTGCGGGAAAGCGAGAAAAAATACCGCGACCTCGTGGAAAATATGAATGATGTGATTTATCAAACCGATGAGAAGGCCGTGGTAACCTATGTCAGTCCGAACATTGAATTGATCGGCGGATACCATCAGTCAGAAGTCATTGGCAGAAAATTCACCGATTTCGTCTATAAGCAAGACCTGCCTGACCGCATGAAGCGATTTCAGGATATAGTGTCTGGAGGCAATGTGCCAACTGAATACCGGTATGTGAAGAAATCCGGCCAAATCATCTGGATAAGAACCACGGCCAGGCCCATATTCAAGGAAAATCGCGTTATCGGGGTGCAGGGGATTTTAACAGATATCACAGATCGTAAGCTGGCTGAGGAAGCCTTGCGAAAAGCTGATGCCAGGTTGAGAAGACATCGTGACCGACTCGAAGAAACGGTCAAAAAACGAACCCTGGAACTGGAAGAAAAAAACAAGGAACTTAAGTCCCAGTCTCAGAAGTTAGAAGAAATGAACTCAGCCTTGAGAATCCTGCTTGAGCAGAGAGAAACCGATAAGGAGGATTTTGCCAGGACTCTGATCCAGAACTTAAGGACCCTGGTTTTACCTTATCTGGAACAGTTGAGAGGAAAGCAGCCATCCCCAGAGCACGACGCCAGCCTGGAGATCGCTATGTCCAATTTGCAGGATATCCTGTTCTCTTTCAGCTCGACCCTGGCCACAAGGTACTCCAGCCTCACCCCTCGCGAAATCCAGGTGGCCAGTCTCATCCGGGACGGAAAATCAAGTAAGGAGATCGCGCAGCTATTTAACCTTTCTGTGCGAAGCGTTGAATATTACCGTGAAAATGTTCGAAAGAAGATGGGGCTGGCAAATAAAAAGATAAATCTCCGTTCTTACTTGTTTTCTTTAAAATAA
- a CDS encoding HDOD domain-containing protein, translating into MNKVSKKTFDQILARLEGLPSLPVTVAAILEVLNNPESSAQELSEALSYEQSLASRVLKLVNSAYYGFPRRIDTLSKAVTILGYNSIRNIILVTSIFDSLDKGSKARSLDRKGFWQHALGCGAAAQVMGTKLGFRQGEELFLAGLLHDIGKVILDAFLHEEYSQVLKVCQEENLLLFEAEEQVLGVTHEDFGCWLAETWNLPYNLTEAISHHHEPPESKEYFIITSLVHIGDILTRALEVGHGGDDLIPAINRQAWVALKLNPAFLQDLIEDFENKLQQAQDFMPDNSC; encoded by the coding sequence ATGAATAAAGTTTCAAAAAAGACCTTCGACCAGATTCTTGCTCGACTGGAAGGGCTGCCTTCCTTGCCTGTGACAGTGGCTGCCATACTGGAGGTTTTGAACAATCCTGAGTCTTCGGCTCAGGAGTTATCAGAGGCTTTAAGTTACGAACAATCCCTGGCTTCCCGTGTTCTCAAGCTGGTCAACTCGGCCTACTACGGCTTTCCTCGCAGAATTGACACCCTCAGTAAAGCGGTCACCATCCTCGGGTACAACTCCATCCGAAACATTATCCTGGTCACAAGCATCTTCGATTCTCTGGACAAGGGTTCAAAGGCCAGGTCCCTGGATCGGAAGGGTTTCTGGCAGCATGCCCTGGGGTGCGGCGCCGCGGCCCAGGTTATGGGAACGAAACTCGGATTCAGACAGGGTGAAGAGCTGTTCCTGGCCGGTCTGCTTCATGACATTGGGAAAGTCATCTTGGATGCCTTTCTCCATGAAGAATACAGCCAGGTGTTAAAGGTGTGCCAGGAGGAAAATCTACTGCTGTTCGAGGCTGAAGAGCAGGTCCTGGGGGTTACGCATGAGGATTTCGGATGCTGGCTGGCCGAGACCTGGAACCTGCCTTACAACCTGACCGAGGCTATTTCCCATCACCACGAGCCACCGGAAAGTAAGGAATATTTCATCATAACCAGCCTGGTCCACATCGGGGATATACTGACCCGGGCCCTTGAAGTGGGCCACGGCGGGGACGATCTGATCCCGGCCATTAACCGCCAGGCCTGGGTAGCCCTGAAACTGAACCCCGCCTTTCTGCAAGATTTGATCGAAGATTTTGAAAACAAGCTCCAGCAGGCCCAGGATTTCATGCCTGATAATTCTTGCTGA